In Aspergillus flavus chromosome 3, complete sequence, one genomic interval encodes:
- a CDS encoding ras family-domain-containing protein, which yields MASRAAAGARPGARFAQFKLVLLGESAVGKVSLSLLFILTDQFDDYRESTIGAAFLTQTISLDESTTVKFEIWDTAGQERYKSLAPMYYRNANCAVVVYDITQASSLDKAKSWVKELQRQANENIVIALAGNKLDLVTENPDKRAIPTADAEAYAREAGLLFFETSAKTSSNVRELFTAIAKKLPLDQAGPRNLRTNPRPGVDLRPEAPGTQGANSCQC from the exons ATGGCCTCCAGAGCCGCAGCAGGCGCCCGTCCTGGTGCCAGATTCGCTCAGTTCAAACTTGTCTTGCTTG GAGAATCCGCTGTTGGAAAGGTTAGCCTATCTTTACTGTTTATTTTGACG GATCAATTCGATGACTACCGGGAGTCGACGATTGGCGCTGCCTTTTTAACACAAACCATTTCTTTGGACGAAAGCACGACGGTCAAGTTCGAAATATGGGATACCGCCGGTCAGGAGAGATACAAGTCGCTAGCCCCGATGTACTACAGAAACGCCAACTGCGCAGTAGTTGTTTACGATATCACACAAGCT TCGTCGCTGGATAAGGCCAAGTCGTGGGTGAAAGAGTTACAACGCCAAGCGAACGAGAACATTGTCATCGCCCTTGCGGGTAATAAGCTCGACCTTGTCACAGAAAACCCAGACAAGAGGGCAATCCCAACCGCAGATGCCGAGGCCTATGCACGTGAGGCTGgtttgcttttctttgagACATCGGCGAAGACCTCCTCGAACGTGCGGGAATTGTTTACCGCAATTGCGAAGAAACTTCCTCTCGACCAAGCCGGACCTCGAAACTTGCGCACAAACCCCCGTCCGGGTGTGGACTTGCGCCCAGAGGCCCCTGGCACTCAGGGCGCCAACTCCTGCCAATGCTAA
- a CDS encoding inner membrane protein, whose translation MLRSSVAPGRQLLLSSVRQRTASQWLSRAGASSRLSGQRFFADAKPPTSAPTPVSPSSETPIPPETIPKPSPSEQDSQTPPPPPPAPARKTGRFRRFLLYLILTSGFAYGGGVFLALKSDNFHDFFTEYIPYGEEAVLYFEERDFYRRFPNTLKGQARISGHKDESKKVTIPRESGLTSKAAEEQGSGSDLSQKGPHMSAVKGDEAQIKTESAKPEHKTAAVEKAKSDKAAKDQAPKTSDKNAEEPRQPALPAVTTLEFAQVNEGDEAIVQELVKTFNDIITVISADENSGKYSTPVAKAKEELQKIGEKIIAVREEARRAAQEEITKAHATFDESARELIRRFEESRAADAAQFREEFESEREKLAFAYQEKIQTELQRAQEVAEQRLQNELVEQAIELNRKYLHEVKDLVEREREGRLSKLNELTANVSELEKLTSSWKDVIDTNLKTQQLQVAVDAVRSVLERSSTPRPFVRELVAVKELAADDPVVEAAIASINPTAYQRGIPSKSQIIERFRRVADEVRKASLLPEDAGIASHAASLVLSKVMFKKDPVAHSDDVESVLVRTESLLEKGDLDAAAREMNSLKGWAKILSKDWLGDVRRVLEVKQALEVIETEARLQCLRVE comes from the exons ATGCTGCGCTCTTCTGTTGCACCGGGTCGGCAGTTGCTGTTGTCTTCCGTTCGCCAACGGACGGCTTCGCAATGGCTGTCTAGAGCTGGGGCAAGCAGCCGGCTCTCTGGTCAG AGATTCTTTGCCGATGCCAAACCTCCTACCAGTGCCCCTACCCCTGTCTCCCCATCATCCGAAACACCCATCCCCCCGGAGACTATTCCTAAGCCATCGCCTAGTGAGCAAG ATTCTCAGactcctccaccacccccACCCGCCCCGGCTCGTAAAACGGGACGTTTCCGAAGATTCCTTCTCTACCTGATTCTCACATCTGGTTTCGCCTACGGTGGAGGTGTCTTCCTTGCCTTGAAGTCTGACAACTTCCATGACTTCTTCACCGAATACATTCCGTACGGTGAAGAGGCCGTTCTTTACTTCGAGGAACGGGACTTCTATCGTCGTTTCCCGAACACCCTGAAGGGCCAGGCCCGCATCTCTGGACACAAGGATGAGAGCAAGAAGGTTACAATCCCAAGAGAGAGTGGCCTGACTTCGAAGGCTGCAGAGGAGCAGGGTTCTGGAAGCGATCTTTCCCAAAAAGGGCCCCATATGAGTGCTGTCAAGGGTGACGAAGCCCAAATCAAGACCGAGAGTGCTAAGCCTGAACATAAGACTGCCGCCGtggagaaggcgaagagTGACAAAGCCGCTAAGGATCAGGCACCCAAAACCAGTGATAAGAACGCCGAGGAACCTAGACAACCAGCACTGCCTGCCGTGACAACCTTGGAATTTGCTCAGGTCAATGAGGGAGATGAAGCCATTGTGCAAGAGTTGGTGAAGACTTTCAACGATATTATCACTGTTATTAGTGCCGATGAGAACTCTGGCAAGTATTCTACACCTGTCGCCAAAGCCAAGGAGGAGCTCCAGAAGATtggggagaagatcattgCCGTCAGAGAAGAAGCCCGTCGCGCAGCGCAGGAGGAGATCACCAAAGCCCATGCCACCTTCGACGAATCTGCTCGCGAGCTTATCCGCCGGTTTGAGGAGTCGCGCGCGGCTGATGCTGCTCAGTTCCGGGAGGAGTTTGAGTCGGAGCGGGAGAAGCTGGCTTTTGCTTACCAAGAGAAGATCCAGACTGAGCTGCAGAGAGCTCAAGAAGTTGCTGAACAGCGTCTTCAGAATGAATTGGTTGAACAAGCCATTGAACTCAATCGCAAGTACCTCCACGAAGTGAAGGATCTTGTTGAGCGAGAGCGTGAGGGCCGTCTTAGCAAGCTTAACGAACTGACCGCCAACGTTAGCGAGCTGGAAAAGCTTACTAGCAGTTGGAAGGACGTGATCGATACTAACCTGAAGACCCAGCAACTTCAAGTCGCTGTGGATGCAGTCCGCTCCGTCCTTGAGCGCTCTTCGACCCCTCGTCCATTTGTTCGGGAGCTTGTTGCTGTGAAGGAACTGGCTGCCGATGACCCTGTGGTTGAGGCTGCGATTGCATCTATCAACCCTACAGCATACCAGCGTGGCATTCCCTCGAAGTCTCAGATCATTGAACGTTTCCGCCGCGTCGCTGATGAGGTTCGCAAGGCAAGCCTTCTGCCTGAGGATGCGGGCATTGCTAGCCACGCTGCCAGCCTCGTCTTGAGCAAGGTCATGTTCAAGAAGGACCCTGTCGCCCACAGCGATGATGTTGAGAGTGTTCTTGTTCGCACTGAAAGCCTCCTGGAAAAGGGCGACCTTGATGCCGCTGCACGTGAGATGAACAGTCTGAAGGGGTGGGCAAAGATTTTGAGCAAGGATTGGCTCGGAGACGTGCGCAGGGTCCTGGAAGTGAAGCAAGCACTAGAG GTCATTGAAACTGAGGCTCGTCTTCAGTGCCTGAGAGTTGAATAG
- a CDS encoding pyridoxal-dependent decarboxylase: protein MVMAPTACIPAEICMTKHSQDKSDFNYNHNLSQISNNGGDDLSQSRLAAKDLVMDVLKKRAGEVNTDRCAPGDEDAFYVADMGEVYRQHLRWKMNLSRVRPFYAVKCNPDPEILRLMAKLGNGFDCASKAEIDMALDTGIDPSRIIYAQPCKTKSYLRYAAQMGVKQMTFDNADELYKIKACFPDAELYLRILTDDSTSLCRLSMKFGASLDIARQLLELAHELELKVVGVSFHVGSGAEDPTAFVKAVQDARMVFDQAAEIGHELHTLDVGGGFSGDTFEKFAGVLSEALDTYFPPHIRVIAEPGRYYVATAFTLAANVIARRDVRDPEDPANDAYMIYLNDGVYGNFSNIIFDHQHPVAQILTCANASNAATSAGIAYSIWGPTCDGIDVISQRITLPGLLDVGDWLFFEEMGAYTKCSATRFNGFSDNHEVIYISSEAGASALLEY, encoded by the exons ATGGTTATGGCACCGACTGCGTGTATTCCTGCTGAGATATGCATGACTAAACATAGTCAAGACAAATCCgactttaattataatcataATTTGAGTCAAATCAGCAACAATGGAGGGGATGACCTCTCGCAATCCAGGTTGGCGGCCAAGGATCTCGTCATGGACGTGTTGAAGAAACGCGCCGGCGAAGTCAACACCGACCGTTGCGCTCCTGGAGACGAGGATGCGTTCTATGTGGCGGACATGGGCGAGGTCTACCGACAGCATCTACGCTGGAAAATGAACTTGAGCCGCGTTAGGCCTTTCTATG CGGTCAAGTGCAACCCGGACCCGGAGATTCTCCGCCTGATGGCCAAGCTTGGTAACGGCTTCGACTGTGCGTCGAAGGCCGAGATCGACATGGCTCTTGACACCGGCATTGACCCCAGCCGCATTATCTACGCGCAGCCCTGCAAGACCAAGTCCTACCTGCGCTACGCCGCGCAGATGGGCGTGAAGCAGATGACCTTCGACAATGCCGACGAACTGTACAAGATCAAGGCCTGCTTCCCCGATGCGGAGCTCTATTTGCGCATTCTGACCGACGACTCCACCAGCCTGTGCCGCCTGAGCATGAAGTTCGGCGCGTCTTTGGACATTGCCCGCCAACTTCTGGAGTTGGCCCACGAGCTCGAGCTGAAGGTCGTTGGCGTCAGCTTCCACGTCGGCTCGGGCGCGGAAGACCCGACTGCTTTTGTCAAGGCGGTCCAGGATGCTCGGATGGTGTTTGACCAGGCTGCTGAAATTGGTCACGAACTGCACACCTTGGATGTCGGCGGCGGCTTTAGCGGAGACACATTTGAAAAGTTTGCTGGTGTCCTGAGTGAGGCATTGGACACGTATTTCCCGCCTCATATTCGTGTTATCGCGGAGCCCGGTCGCTACTACGTCGCGACCGCCTTCACCCTGGCCGCCAATGTGATCGCCCGTCGCGACGTGCGGGACCCCGAGGACCCGGCCAACGATGCATACATGATCTATCTGAACGATGGAGTCTACGGGAACTTCTCCAATATCATCTTTGACCACCAGCATCCGGTGGCCCAGATCCTGACCTGTGCGAATGCCTCGAATGCTGCGACTTCGGCTGGCATCGCCTACTCTATCTGGGGACCCACTTGTGATGGCATCGACGTTATCAGCCAACGGATCACCTTGCCTGGTCTGTTGGACGTCGGTGACTGGCTGTTCTTCGAGGAGATGGGGGCCTATACTAAGTGTAGCGCCACCCGTTTCAACGGCTTCTCCGACAATCACGA